The nucleotide sequence TGGCGAGCGGCGAGTTCACCGCACTGGTGGCGGCGCGGATTCCGCTCTCCGATGCCGCGGAGGCGATGCGGCTGGCCGAGTCCGGCACCGTCACCGGAAAGGTCGTCCTGGTCGCGGACCAGGGTGCCGGCCAGGACGGCGAGGAGGACGCGCGATGAGCGGCAAGCCCTTCGGCGAGCCCGATAGGCACGACGAGCATGACAAGCCCGGCAAGCCCTATGTCAGCGGCCACTACGCCCCGATGGCGGTGGAGTCGACCGTCTGGGGCCTCACCGTGCACGGCTCTCTGCCTCCCGAGCTGACCGGCCGCTATCTGCGCAACGGCCACAACCCCCCGCCCGGGGTGGTGCCGTCGCACTGGTTCAAGGGCAGCGGCATGGTCCATGGGCTGCGGCTGCGCGACGGAAGAGCGGAGTGGTACCGCAACCGCTGGGTGCGGACACCGGCCCTCCACAGCGCCATGGAGACGGCCGCGGGCGGCGAAGGGGCGGGCGCGGGCGGCGAGGGAATCGCCCCGGGCGACGCAGGGGCGGATGGCGCGGCCGATCTCATCGCCAGCGTCGCCGGCACCCATGTGATCGAGCATGCGGGTCGCGTCCTGGCCCTCCAGGAGGCCAACCTCCCCTATGAGTTGACCGCCGAGCTGGCCACGGTCGGCGCCTACGACTTCGGGGGAAAGCTGACCCGGGCCATGACGGCGCACCCCAAGGAGGATCCGGTCAGCGGGGAGCTGCACTTCTTCTCGTACTCGCCGTTGCCGCCCCATCTCGTCTATTACGTCGCGTCCCGCGACGGCCATATCGTCCGCGAGGAGACCATCGAGGGCGCGGGGCCCTCGCTGATGCACGACTTCGGGCTGACCGAGCGCTATGTGGTGTGGCTGGACCTGCCGGTGGTCTTCGACCCCGCCGAGCACTCCGGGATCCCCTACCGCTGGTCCGATGGCTACCGGCCGCGCATCGGGCTCATGCCGCGCACCGGGCCGCCCCATGTCACCTGGTGCGAGGTGGAGCCCGGCGCCCTGCTGCATATCGCCAACGCCTATGAGGATCCGGCGGGCCGCATCGTCGTCGAGGGGCCGCGCTATGACCGGGCCGCCTGGCAGACCTCCTGGAAGTGGTGGACCGGCGCCCCGGGCCACGCCACCGTCCCGCTGGTCGGCTCCCTGCACCACCGCTGGGTCCTCGACCCCTCCGCGGGCACGGCACGGGAGGAGCCGCTGGATGATCTGGTCACCGAGTTCCCCACGATCAACGACAGTGTGCTGGGGCGGCCCAGCCGCTATGGCTACGCCGTCGCCTTCCCCGGCGGCGGACTGGAGGAGTACGCACTGGTCAAGTACGACGCGGCCACCGGGGCCCGGCAGATAGCTCCGACCGGACCGGGCCGGATGCCCGGGGAGGCGGT is from Streptomyces hygroscopicus and encodes:
- a CDS encoding carotenoid oxygenase, with the translated sequence MSGKPFGEPDRHDEHDKPGKPYVSGHYAPMAVESTVWGLTVHGSLPPELTGRYLRNGHNPPPGVVPSHWFKGSGMVHGLRLRDGRAEWYRNRWVRTPALHSAMETAAGGEGAGAGGEGIAPGDAGADGAADLIASVAGTHVIEHAGRVLALQEANLPYELTAELATVGAYDFGGKLTRAMTAHPKEDPVSGELHFFSYSPLPPHLVYYVASRDGHIVREETIEGAGPSLMHDFGLTERYVVWLDLPVVFDPAEHSGIPYRWSDGYRPRIGLMPRTGPPHVTWCEVEPGALLHIANAYEDPAGRIVVEGPRYDRAAWQTSWKWWTGAPGHATVPLVGSLHHRWVLDPSAGTAREEPLDDLVTEFPTINDSVLGRPSRYGYAVAFPGGGLEEYALVKYDAATGARQIAPTGPGRMPGEAVFVPADGGGGAGGGGSEDDGYLLTLVSDLRRDASELIVLDARDITAAPVATVELPHRVPAGIHGSWIPDPATGP